The following are from one region of the Chanos chanos chromosome 10, fChaCha1.1, whole genome shotgun sequence genome:
- the paplna gene encoding papilin, whose translation MKMLLVVASLQLLLAPVFMQPTDYWEEWGPYGECSRTCGIGVTMRTRQCITQRTDGGNNCVGPDRSYRTCNIQDCPEGSRDFREEQCSKFDGSDFQGKFYKWLPYYGAENPCELNCIPRGENFFYRHLAAVVDGTPCHPGGKDVCVDGVCRRLGCDNMLESTQQEDPCLQCGGNGQSCYLVRNTFSVRDLPKGYNQMFIIPVGATTISIREAVASRNYLAIKNLRGEYYLNGHWVIEFSRATPIAGTMLYYQRGSEGESAPETIIGRGPTTEPLVIELITQEPNQGVEYEYYLPHGRSREGYYWSYGSWSSCSSECGTGYQSRLVFCAIDNEAYPDYLCASLPRPLSNRTCNTQQCPETRRMAYLYPPQMWRPREPPRVYVQVYSWKVGEWNQCSVTCGGGSQVRRVECVSHDASGSRVVEDSLCVTYAPRPLSQQNCNMQQCAEYRVSNWSQCSVTCGTGQQTRDVMCVGARGVRLEDYACRALLAPVKVQTCQMPVCRLRISWHVGDWGLCSKSCGSGLRERQVICSDKQRNLYGVELCSAHPKPPTVESCNTQPCYSPQLVPSMQDPSGHDNTLHGFLPFLPEESSTDALESPQVNTVYDPHGSGLTPHCSQTQFGCCPDGRTPARGRRRQGCPHDSAQPACTRSSYGCCEDGLTAAQGPNREGCQEYSPLVPTVAIPVAPAQPTDCRSSTYGCCFDGVTAASGLYGEGCPNSPNSGQRSPSCNLPHTAGNCDQWTSRFYFDPITSRCIHFWYGGCQGNSNNFMTREECQRVCQPAEPIRSRDMSRVFTVQRSGSATPTRIRLGASAATQAHRARLHMRARRPAASAVQYTNPAASWTAVGVSIDKSDPSTVEGLVGQQVVLPCRVSPSPSSTVVVEWRRDGIPIDPLRHQQLPDGSLLVGPVTVQDSGWFLCVATHDRERDHRYIYLSVSAPKETPKVVEDRQVPKDDTDRAEPYSIRFSIDHSGSRLVEGRAGQTARLHCRITPAAALPSVSIKWTKDGQPLSSYRHTQHSDGTLEISQLKSDDSGVYTCSASTRQQLEQKQIQLRVLRDLMITTAPSDVKVVQGSFAQLPCVVSGDNVNVGWSRNGVPVRPDGARIQVSADGTLVLNNVQPSDEGAYTCNAYSGTYSVSATAEVRVVESPEPDTSIPEQCVDQPELANCKLIVYARLCSSQYYFSFCCASCAHYAKSQNMPVQFWYS comes from the exons ATGAAGATGCTGTTGGTTGTAGCTTCCCTGCAGTTACTCCTTGCTCCTGTATTTATG CAACCCACTGACTACTGGGAGGAATGGGGGCCGTACGGAGAATGCAGTCGCACTTGTGGGATCGGAGTGACCATGAGGACTCGACAATGTATCACTCAAAG GACTGATGGAGGGAACAACTGTGTTGGCCCAGATCGTTCCTATCGCACTTGCAATATTCAG GACTGCCCTGAGGGTTCCAGAGACTTCCGAGAAGAGCAGTGCTCCAAGTTTGATGGATCTGACTTCCAAGGAAAATTCTACAAGTGGCTGCCCTACTATGGAG CTGAGAACCCATGTGAGCTTAACTGCATCCCCAGAGGAGAGAATTTCTTCTACCGCCACCTCGCAGCTGTGGTGGATGGCACGCCCTGCCACCCAGGTggaaaggatgtgtgtgtggatggagtcTGCAGG CGTTTGGGCTGTGACAACATGCTGGAGTCAACCCAGCAGGAAGACCCATGCCTACAGTGTGGTGGGAATGGCCAGTCCTGCTACCTGGTCAGAAACACATTCTCCGTTCGTGACCTACCTAAAG GTTATAACCAGATGTTCATTATCCCTGTTGGTGCCACCACTATCAGCATTCGGGAAGCTGTGGCTTCTCGTAACTACTTGG CCATCAAGAACCTGCGTGGTGAGTATTACCTCAATGGCCACTGGGTCATTGAGTTCTCTCGTGCCACCCCCATCGCTGGGACCATGCTCTATTACCAGAGAGGCTCAGAGGGAGAATCAGCCCCTGAAACCATCATTGGACGTGGTCCTACAACTGAACCCTTAGTAATTGAG CTGATAACACAGGAGCCAAACCAGGGAGTGGAATATGAGTATTACCTACCTCATGGTCGTTCCAGAGAAGGCTACTACTGGAGCTACGGCTCGTGGTCATCCTGTAGCTCGGAGTGTGGTACAG ggtACCAGTCCCGACTAGTCTTCTGTGCTATAGATAACGAAGCCTACCCAGACTACCTGTGTGCTTCCCTACCTCGGCCTCTCAGTAATCGCACATGCAACACTCAGCAGTGCCCAGAGACCCGTAG GATGGCGTATCTGTACCCACCGCAAATGTGGAGGCCCAGAGAACCGCCACGGGTTTATGTACAGGTGTACAG CTGGAAGGTAGGCGAATGGAACCAGTGCTCAGTGACGTGTGGTGGGGGCTCCCAGGTGCGgagagtagagtgtgtgtctCATGATGCATCGGGATCTCGAGTGGTGGAGGACTCCTTGTGTGTGACCTATGCCCCACGACCCCTCAGCCAACAGAACTGCAACATGCAGCAGTGTGCTGAGTACAGAGTCTCTAACTGGAGCCAG TGTTCTGTAACCTGTGGCACAGGTCAGCAGACACgggatgtaatgtgtgtgggtgcaagAGGTGTCCGTCTTGAGGACTATGCCTGCCGGGCTCTGCTCGCGCCAGTCAAAGTTCAGACCTGTCAGATGCCCGTCTGCAGGCTCCGAATAAGCTGGCACGTGGGTGACTGGGGTTTG TGCTCTAAGAGTTGTGGCTCAGGACTACGTGAACGTCAGGTGATCTGCTCTGACAAACAGAGGAACCTATATGGTGTGGAGCTGTGCAGTGCACATCCTAAACCCCCCACTGTGGAGAGCTGCAACACTCAACCCTGCTACAGCCCACAAC TGGTGCCCAGTATGCAGGATCCCTCAGGACACGACAACACGCTGCATGGTTTCCTGCCATTCCTCCCTGAAGAGTCCTCAACAG ATGCACTGGAGTCGCCACAGGTCAACACGGTGTATGATCCACACGGCTCTGGTCTGACTCCTCACTGTAGTCAGACTCAGTTTGGCTGCTGTCCTGATGGTAGGACTCCAGCTCGAGGCCGCCGGCGCCAGGGCTGCCCCCACGACTCTGCCCAGCCCGCCTGCACCCGCAGCAG TTATGGATGCTGTGAGGATGGTCTGACTGCTGCCCAGGGTCCTAACAGGGAAGGTTGTCAGGAATATTCCCCCCTTGTCCCTACG gTTGCAATCCCTGTGGCCCCAGCTCAGCCAACAGACTGTCGGAGCTCCACTTATGGATGTTGTTTTGATGGAGTGACCGCAGCTAGTGGGCTTTACGGAGAAGGCTGTCCCAATTCCCCCAACAGCG GTCAGCGATCACCGTCATGTAACCTGCCTCACACGGCCGGTAATTGCGACCAGTGGACATCGCGCTTTTATTTCGATCCCATCACCTCCCGTTGCATCCATTTCTGGTACGGTGGTTGCCAGGGCAACAGCAACAACTTCATGACGCGTGAGGAGTGCCAGAGGGTGTGCCAGCCAGCGGAGCCGATTCGGTCACGGGACATGAGCCGCGTCTTTACCGTGCAGCGCAGCGGCAGTGCCACCCCTACCCGTATCCGCCTGGGTGCCAGTGCTGCCACCCAAGCTCACCGCGCCAGGCTGCATATGAGAGCCCGCCGACCCGCTGCCAGCGCCGTCCAGTACACCAACCCCGCCGCGAG CTGGACCGCTGTGGGAGTGAGTATTGACAAGTCGGACCCCTCTACGGTGGAGGGGCTTGTGGGACAGCAGGTAGTCTTACCCTGCAGGGTCAGCCCATCCCCTTCCTCCACTGTGGTAGTAGAGTGGAGAAGAGATGGCATCCCAATTGATCCCCTCAG ACACCAGCAGCTGCCTGACGGCTCTCTGCTGGTGGGCCCTGTGACTGTCCAGGACTCTGGTTGGTTCTTATGTGTGGCCACACATGACCGTGAGCGAGATCATCgttatatctatctatctgtctcag CTCCAAAAGAGACTCCAAAAGTAGTGGAGGACCGCCAAGTGCCAAAGGATGATACAGACCGAGCAGAACCTTACAG TATCAGATTCAGCATTGACCACTCTGGGTCCAGACTGGTGGAGGGTCGTGCTGGCCAGACTGCCAGACTACACTGTCGAATCACTCCCGCAGCAGCACTGCCCTCAGTTAGCATTAAGTGGACCAAGGATGGACAGCCTCTCAGTTCATACAG acatACCCAACATTCTGATGGCACCTTGGAGATTAGCCAGTTGAAGTCAGATGATTCTGGTGTCTACACCTGCTCAGCCTCCACCAGACAACAACTGGAACAGAAACAAATTCAACTAAGAGTCTTAC GTGACCTGATGATCACTACTGCCCCCAGTGATGTGAAGGTTGTTCAGGGCAGCTTTGCTCAGCTCCCCTGTGTGGTGTCTGGGGACAATGTCAACGTGGGCTGGTCCAG AAATGGTGTTCCAGTGAGGCCAGATGGGGCTCGTATTCAGGTGTCTGCAGACGGGACTCTGGTTCTCAATAATGTCCAACCGTCGGACGAAGGTGCTTACACTTGTAACGCCTACTCTGGAACATATTCGGTCAGCGCCACAGCAGAAGTACGAGTAGTCGAGTCTCCAGAGCCAG ACACAAGTATTCCAGAGCAGTGTGTGGACCAGCCGGAGTTGGCCAACTGTAAGCTAATTGTTTATGCCCGCTTGTGCTCCAGCCAGTATTACTTCAGCTTCTGTTGTGCCAGTTGTGCCCACTACGCCAAGAGCCAGAACATGCCAGTGCAGTTTTGGTACAGCTAG